A genomic window from Agrobacterium larrymoorei includes:
- a CDS encoding GIY-YIG nuclease family protein, with protein MKGYVYILASKRNGTLYTGVTKNLPNRLFEHQNELTPGFTSRYNVKTLVWFEEYDLLTTAITREKTIKKWPRQWKLNLIEAENPDWQDISHYLHGL; from the coding sequence ATGAAAGGTTATGTCTACATCCTTGCCTCTAAGCGGAACGGTACACTTTACACCGGTGTCACGAAGAACTTGCCCAACAGGCTTTTTGAACATCAAAACGAGCTAACGCCGGGTTTCACATCCAGGTACAACGTCAAAACTCTGGTCTGGTTTGAAGAGTACGATCTGCTGACGACGGCAATTACGCGTGAAAAGACGATCAAGAAATGGCCGCGTCAATGGAAGTTGAACCTCATAGAGGCGGAGAACCCCGATTGGCAGGACATCTCCCACTACCTGCACGGTTTATGA
- a CDS encoding pyridoxamine 5'-phosphate oxidase family protein, giving the protein MDGTRQHLKINDAMRTDIANSVLCWLATIDAEGTPNVTPKEIFSSYGDDRIIVADIASSNTVRNIRSHPAVCVSFIDVFRQRGFKVKGQAFIIASDHPDYPAVGAEVLKMAGEDFPIRNLISIQVEKVSRILAPSYRLFPDRTEQDRMASAYQTYGVSPK; this is encoded by the coding sequence ATGGATGGAACGCGGCAACATTTGAAGATCAACGATGCCATGAGGACCGATATCGCAAATTCGGTCTTGTGCTGGCTGGCAACCATCGATGCAGAGGGTACGCCCAATGTTACGCCCAAGGAAATCTTCTCCTCTTACGGGGATGATCGGATTATCGTCGCGGATATTGCGTCCAGTAACACGGTTCGAAATATCCGCTCCCATCCCGCGGTATGCGTTAGTTTCATTGATGTCTTTCGCCAGCGCGGCTTCAAGGTAAAGGGACAGGCCTTCATCATCGCCTCCGATCATCCCGATTATCCTGCCGTCGGCGCCGAGGTCCTGAAAATGGCGGGTGAGGATTTTCCCATCCGCAACCTGATCTCTATTCAGGTCGAAAAAGTGTCTCGCATCCTGGCTCCCAGTTATCGGCTGTTTCCTGACCGAACGGAGCAAGATCGGATGGCAAGCGCCTATCAGACCTACGGGGTCTCGCCGAAATGA
- a CDS encoding metallophosphoesterase family protein: MFKLVHISDVHLGPLPKLTFRELASKRITGFVNWRLNRRKHLFTDTLERLVDDMETKAPDHIAITGDLVNLATGIEIRAAADWLEEVGDPLKVSVVPGNHDAYVPGAHDKAMAAWYPYVRGDGDAEGWNEDRKIFPYMRVRGPVALIGCSTSIATPPFSATGYFGRRQARATADLLKQAGEQGLFRVVMIHHPPVRGAAATHKRMIGIRRFAAALGTGGAELVLHGHTHLNTVYWLNTHRGQDHIPVVGIASASQGPGGEKPRAGYNLFNISGGPGTWDVTCERFSLNEKATGIELEDIRVFYHNGRPLGFSNPVEQAPEE, encoded by the coding sequence ATGTTCAAGCTCGTCCATATTTCCGACGTTCACCTCGGCCCACTGCCCAAGCTCACCTTTCGCGAATTGGCGTCAAAGCGGATCACCGGCTTTGTGAACTGGCGGCTTAATCGCCGCAAGCATCTTTTCACCGATACGCTGGAGCGGTTGGTGGACGATATGGAAACCAAGGCGCCGGATCACATTGCAATCACCGGTGACCTCGTCAATCTGGCAACCGGCATCGAGATCCGCGCCGCCGCCGATTGGCTGGAAGAAGTAGGCGATCCGCTGAAAGTCTCCGTCGTTCCCGGCAACCACGACGCCTATGTGCCTGGCGCGCACGACAAGGCCATGGCGGCTTGGTACCCTTATGTGCGCGGCGATGGCGATGCGGAAGGCTGGAACGAAGACCGCAAGATTTTCCCTTATATGCGCGTGCGCGGCCCCGTGGCGCTGATCGGTTGCTCAACTTCGATCGCCACCCCGCCCTTTTCCGCCACCGGCTACTTCGGTCGCCGCCAGGCGCGTGCGACTGCGGATCTGCTGAAGCAGGCCGGAGAGCAAGGCCTGTTCCGCGTGGTGATGATCCATCACCCGCCTGTGCGCGGTGCTGCCGCCACCCATAAACGCATGATCGGCATCCGCCGTTTTGCCGCAGCCCTTGGTACGGGTGGCGCCGAACTCGTGCTCCACGGCCACACGCACCTCAACACCGTCTACTGGCTGAATACCCATCGCGGCCAGGATCATATCCCTGTCGTCGGTATCGCCTCGGCAAGCCAGGGACCGGGCGGCGAAAAACCCCGCGCCGGCTACAACCTCTTCAATATTTCAGGCGGACCCGGAACCTGGGACGTGACTTGCGAGCGCTTCAGCCTCAACGAAAAGGCAACCGGGATAGAGCTCGAGGACATCCGCGTCTTCTACCACAACGGCCGCCCGCTTGGGTTCAGCAACCCGGTGGAACAGGCGCCGGAGGAGTAA
- a CDS encoding benzoate/H(+) symporter BenE family transporter gives MFKDFSLQALFMGCLTAFVGFASSFAVVLQGLKAVGATDFEAASGLMALSVSMGLCAIVLSVTTRLPVSIAWSTPGAALLATTGVIEGGFPAAVGAFIICASFIIIAGLFRPLGRAVASIPAPLANAMLSGVIIGLCFAPIKAIGFNPALGLPIILAWIVVGAFKRLFAVPAALAAFVLVMIFGVEIPSGAFDALAQSLAPPMEWVTPTFSLHAVVSIALPLFIVTMASQNIPGIAVLKVNHYDPQPGPLFATTGFFSLLSAPFGGHAVNLAAITAAMCAGEDAHPDPKRRYWAAIIGGVGYIIFGLLAGVVTAFVALAPPILIQAVAGLALVGAFSGSAVAAFKEPETREAAAITFLVTASGLSFGGISGAFWGLLGGGLMLALQRAVIAVRKAS, from the coding sequence ATGTTCAAAGATTTCTCCCTTCAGGCCCTTTTCATGGGCTGCCTCACGGCTTTCGTCGGCTTTGCCAGTTCCTTTGCCGTGGTGCTGCAAGGGTTGAAGGCGGTCGGAGCGACGGATTTCGAGGCGGCGTCCGGCTTGATGGCGCTGTCGGTTTCGATGGGGCTTTGCGCCATCGTGCTGTCGGTGACGACGAGACTGCCGGTCAGCATCGCGTGGTCCACGCCCGGAGCAGCACTGCTGGCGACGACGGGCGTGATCGAGGGCGGGTTTCCGGCTGCTGTGGGCGCCTTCATCATCTGCGCGTCCTTCATCATCATCGCCGGGCTGTTCCGCCCGCTCGGCCGTGCAGTGGCGTCCATTCCAGCGCCGCTTGCCAATGCCATGCTCTCCGGCGTCATCATCGGGCTCTGCTTTGCGCCGATCAAAGCCATCGGGTTCAATCCGGCGCTCGGCTTGCCGATCATTCTGGCCTGGATCGTCGTCGGGGCCTTCAAGCGGCTGTTTGCCGTGCCAGCAGCGCTTGCCGCTTTCGTTCTGGTGATGATCTTTGGCGTTGAGATTCCCTCTGGAGCGTTTGACGCGCTGGCGCAATCTCTGGCACCGCCGATGGAATGGGTGACACCGACGTTCAGCCTGCATGCGGTCGTCTCTATCGCGCTGCCGCTCTTCATCGTTACCATGGCCTCGCAAAACATTCCCGGCATCGCAGTGCTGAAGGTCAACCATTACGATCCGCAGCCTGGGCCGCTTTTTGCAACGACCGGCTTCTTCTCGCTTCTCTCCGCGCCCTTTGGCGGCCATGCGGTCAATCTCGCTGCCATCACCGCCGCCATGTGCGCTGGCGAGGATGCCCATCCCGATCCAAAGCGCCGCTACTGGGCGGCGATCATCGGCGGTGTGGGCTACATCATCTTTGGCCTGCTTGCCGGTGTCGTGACGGCCTTCGTCGCATTGGCGCCGCCCATTCTCATTCAAGCGGTAGCGGGCCTGGCACTCGTCGGTGCCTTTTCGGGCTCAGCGGTTGCGGCCTTCAAGGAGCCGGAAACCCGGGAGGCGGCGGCGATCACATTCCTCGTTACGGCATCCGGGCTTTCCTTCGGGGGAATTTCCGGCGCATTCTGGGGACTGCTCGGCGGAGGACTGATGTTAGCGCTTCAGCGAGCGGTCATTGCTGTGCGGAAGGCTTCATGA
- a CDS encoding ATP-dependent Clp protease proteolytic subunit → MNEEEDDKSKELPIGKETEANLFKSRSIFIYGGITQELAQKVCTQLVALAAASDDDIRVYVNSPGGHVESGDSIHDMIKFIKPKVYIIGTGWVASAGALIYVSVPKERRLCLPNTRFLLHQPSGGTRGMASDIEIQAREIIKMNQRLIKIFSKATGQTEEKIAKDIDRDYWLGADDAVAYGLVGKIVEHQSEV, encoded by the coding sequence ATGAACGAAGAAGAAGACGACAAGAGCAAGGAACTGCCGATCGGTAAGGAAACGGAAGCGAATCTTTTCAAGTCGCGTTCGATCTTCATTTATGGCGGTATTACCCAGGAACTGGCGCAGAAAGTCTGCACGCAGCTTGTCGCCCTTGCTGCTGCGAGCGACGACGACATCCGCGTCTATGTCAATTCGCCAGGCGGCCACGTCGAGTCCGGCGACAGCATCCACGACATGATCAAGTTCATCAAGCCGAAGGTCTATATCATCGGTACGGGCTGGGTCGCATCTGCTGGCGCACTGATCTACGTCTCGGTGCCAAAGGAACGTCGTCTTTGCCTGCCCAACACCCGCTTCCTGCTGCACCAACCCTCCGGTGGCACGCGCGGCATGGCGTCCGATATCGAAATCCAGGCGCGTGAAATCATCAAGATGAACCAGCGCCTGATCAAGATCTTCTCCAAGGCCACCGGCCAGACGGAAGAAAAGATCGCCAAGGACATCGATCGCGATTACTGGCTCGGCGCAGACGATGCCGTGGCCTACGGTCTCGTCGGCAAGATCGTCGAGCACCAGTCGGAAGTCTGA
- a CDS encoding cation diffusion facilitator family transporter, giving the protein MNAEGNALVRKLAFWGIPFSFLVLGLKLSAWWVTGSVALLSDGLESTVNVVAAFIAYFVIRYAQKPADDDHQFGHHKAEYISAVVEGVLIVVAALLIVKEAWGGLFEPRLPEAPVLGLAINAFAGGLNAVWATLLIRVGRKHASPALTADGHHIMSDVVTSIGVLIGLVLAIVTGYAILDPLLAILVAINILIQGSKVILHSLSGLMDKAVEPEEDEAIKKAIAEHSAGVLNVHDLKTRRAGAAAFIDFHVVVPASMSVGAAHEICDRLEDAIRGVIPGATLAIHVEPESEQAHGVRVNV; this is encoded by the coding sequence ATGAATGCTGAAGGTAACGCTCTCGTCCGAAAGCTAGCTTTCTGGGGCATCCCGTTTTCGTTTCTCGTCCTCGGACTGAAACTGTCGGCATGGTGGGTGACCGGCTCGGTTGCGCTGCTTTCCGACGGGTTGGAATCGACCGTCAATGTTGTGGCGGCCTTCATTGCTTATTTCGTCATCCGCTATGCGCAGAAGCCCGCCGATGATGACCACCAGTTCGGCCACCACAAGGCAGAATATATATCTGCCGTGGTCGAGGGCGTCCTGATCGTCGTCGCCGCTCTGTTGATCGTCAAGGAGGCCTGGGGCGGCTTGTTCGAGCCCCGCCTGCCGGAAGCACCGGTGCTGGGTCTGGCGATCAATGCCTTTGCCGGCGGGCTGAATGCCGTCTGGGCAACCCTTCTTATTCGCGTGGGGCGCAAGCACGCGTCACCTGCGCTCACGGCCGATGGTCATCACATCATGTCGGATGTCGTCACCTCGATCGGCGTTCTGATCGGCCTCGTGCTGGCGATCGTCACCGGCTACGCGATCCTCGATCCGCTGCTCGCCATTCTGGTTGCCATCAATATTCTCATCCAGGGCTCAAAGGTCATTCTACACTCGCTGAGCGGATTGATGGATAAGGCGGTGGAGCCGGAGGAGGACGAGGCAATCAAGAAGGCCATTGCAGAGCATTCCGCTGGCGTTCTCAACGTGCATGACTTGAAGACGCGCCGGGCAGGGGCTGCAGCCTTCATCGATTTCCACGTGGTCGTGCCCGCCAGCATGTCGGTGGGTGCGGCGCATGAGATTTGCGACCGCCTTGAAGATGCCATACGAGGCGTGATACCCGGCGCCACACTTGCCATCCATGTGGAGCCTGAAAGCGAACAGGCGCATGGCGTCAGGGTCAATGTTTGA
- the leuA gene encoding 2-isopropylmalate synthase produces MDAKTNNISKGMPEAGVKYRPYPAINIPDRTWPGKRIDKAPIWCSVDLRDGNQSLINPMGHDRKARMFKLLLDMGFKEIEIGFPSASQTDFDFARWCVEEGSVPDDVSLQVLVQCRPELITRTFEALEGAKNPIIHFYNSTSELQRRVVFGKDVHGIKQIAVDAAKMITDMAAKAGGGYRFEYSPESFTGTELEVALDICNAVIDVVKPTADNKLILNLPSTVEMATPNIYADQIEWMCRNIDNRENVIISLHPHNDRGTGIAATELGLMAGADRVEGTLFGNGERTGNVDVVTLALNMYTQGVDPELDCTDIERIKAVYEYSNEMAIPERHPYVGELVYTAFSGSHQDAINKGMKAIKVANHPVWEVPYLPIDPKDVGRSYEAIIRINSQSGKGGIAYILQEDYGLNLPRNLQVEFREDIQRITDEEGVELPAKRIYERFMERYVTQSNARLKFVDHHTYPAGDFKGVRVVAAEIMDKGEVKRIEGKGTGPIDGFINALSTYLGIELSVNDYSEHSLQHGSNASAIAYVEMEHPGGKLFGAGINTNIVAASLEAIVSAANRVLEERAK; encoded by the coding sequence ATGGACGCGAAGACAAACAACATTTCCAAGGGCATGCCGGAAGCAGGCGTGAAATATCGCCCCTATCCCGCCATCAACATTCCAGACCGCACATGGCCGGGCAAGAGGATCGACAAGGCGCCGATCTGGTGTTCGGTGGATCTGCGTGACGGCAACCAGTCGCTGATCAACCCGATGGGTCATGATCGCAAGGCGCGCATGTTCAAGCTGCTGTTGGATATGGGTTTCAAGGAAATCGAAATCGGCTTTCCTTCCGCCTCGCAAACGGATTTCGACTTTGCCCGCTGGTGCGTGGAAGAGGGGAGTGTGCCGGATGACGTATCGCTGCAGGTGCTGGTGCAATGCCGCCCGGAACTGATCACCCGCACCTTCGAGGCGTTGGAGGGGGCTAAGAACCCAATCATCCATTTCTACAACTCCACCAGCGAATTGCAGCGCCGTGTGGTCTTCGGCAAGGATGTGCACGGCATTAAGCAGATTGCCGTCGATGCGGCGAAGATGATCACCGACATGGCGGCAAAGGCCGGCGGCGGTTATCGCTTCGAATATTCGCCGGAGAGCTTTACCGGCACGGAGCTGGAAGTGGCGTTGGACATCTGTAACGCCGTCATCGACGTGGTGAAGCCAACCGCAGACAACAAGCTGATCCTCAACCTGCCATCCACCGTCGAGATGGCTACGCCGAACATCTATGCCGACCAGATCGAATGGATGTGCCGCAATATCGACAATCGCGAAAATGTCATCATCTCGCTGCATCCGCATAACGACCGCGGCACTGGGATTGCTGCGACCGAACTCGGCCTGATGGCGGGTGCGGACCGTGTCGAAGGCACGCTGTTCGGCAATGGCGAGCGCACCGGCAATGTGGATGTGGTGACGCTGGCGCTGAACATGTATACCCAGGGCGTGGACCCTGAACTGGATTGCACCGATATCGAGCGCATCAAGGCCGTCTATGAATATTCCAACGAAATGGCGATCCCCGAGCGTCATCCTTACGTCGGTGAACTGGTTTACACTGCCTTCTCCGGCTCGCATCAGGATGCGATCAACAAGGGCATGAAGGCCATCAAGGTTGCCAATCACCCGGTCTGGGAAGTGCCGTATCTGCCGATCGACCCGAAGGATGTCGGCCGTTCTTACGAAGCGATCATTCGTATCAACTCGCAGTCCGGCAAGGGCGGCATCGCCTACATTCTGCAGGAAGATTACGGGCTGAACCTGCCGCGCAATCTGCAGGTGGAGTTCCGCGAGGACATTCAGCGCATCACCGATGAGGAGGGCGTGGAACTGCCCGCCAAGCGCATCTATGAGCGCTTCATGGAACGCTACGTGACACAGTCCAATGCGCGTTTGAAGTTCGTCGATCACCACACCTATCCGGCCGGCGACTTCAAGGGCGTGCGCGTCGTTGCGGCCGAGATCATGGACAAGGGCGAGGTAAAGCGGATTGAGGGTAAGGGTACCGGTCCGATCGACGGCTTCATCAATGCGCTGTCGACCTATCTCGGCATTGAGCTCTCGGTAAACGACTATTCCGAGCACTCGCTGCAGCACGGCTCCAACGCATCGGCCATCGCCTATGTCGAGATGGAGCACCCGGGAGGCAAGCTCTTCGGCGCGGGTATCAACACCAACATCGTTGCGGCTTCGCTGGAGGCGATTGTTTCGGCTGCTAACCGCGTGCTGGAAGAGCGGGCGAAGTAA
- the brnA gene encoding type II toxin-antitoxin system BrnA family antitoxin, whose product MKTMSVKEFDRRFDDGEDVSDCIDWSQAKRPGVEIEHVEVDLPKWLLKRIDAEAERLGTTRQSLLAQWISEELEDDQAAK is encoded by the coding sequence ATGAAAACGATGAGTGTTAAAGAGTTTGACCGACGGTTTGATGACGGGGAGGATGTGAGCGACTGTATTGACTGGTCGCAAGCGAAGCGTCCCGGTGTGGAAATCGAACATGTCGAGGTCGATCTACCAAAATGGTTGCTGAAGAGGATCGATGCGGAGGCGGAGAGGCTTGGCACTACACGCCAGTCCCTGTTGGCGCAGTGGATTTCTGAGGAACTTGAAGACGATCAGGCGGCAAAATAG
- a CDS encoding DUF2076 domain-containing protein produces MSPEETQLLKGLFDRIRTASSTPRDPEAEALIDQSVRDQPHAPYYLAQAVIVQEKGLEAAAAHIKQLEERIHQLETGAGDQQRGTQGGFLSSIFGTSQPQAPAPAPTPQPPQPQSVYRNDMSGQTAGPWGRSPDVQQPSGPWSQQASGFGRSGGGGGFLQGALGTAAGVAGGMLLANSLSGIFSNHMASSGWGSPFSGGNALGNAPVEETVINNYYGDDPQQANADNGNDVQQADYTPDDNDTGYDDSSNDMDFDSGDDSSFV; encoded by the coding sequence ATGTCACCAGAAGAAACCCAACTGCTCAAGGGCCTGTTCGACAGAATCAGGACCGCATCGTCCACCCCGCGTGACCCGGAAGCTGAAGCGCTGATCGATCAGTCGGTTCGCGACCAGCCGCACGCACCCTATTATCTTGCACAGGCTGTCATTGTGCAGGAGAAGGGCTTGGAGGCAGCCGCCGCCCACATCAAGCAGCTCGAAGAGCGGATTCACCAGCTTGAAACCGGCGCTGGCGACCAGCAGCGCGGAACCCAGGGCGGCTTTCTCAGCTCCATTTTCGGCACCAGCCAGCCGCAGGCGCCCGCTCCTGCCCCCACACCCCAGCCACCACAGCCGCAGTCGGTCTATCGCAACGACATGTCCGGCCAGACGGCTGGACCGTGGGGCAGAAGTCCAGATGTACAGCAGCCGAGCGGTCCATGGAGCCAGCAGGCCTCCGGCTTCGGTCGCTCCGGCGGTGGCGGCGGCTTCCTTCAGGGTGCACTCGGAACCGCAGCCGGCGTTGCCGGTGGCATGCTGCTTGCCAATTCGCTGAGCGGCATCTTCTCCAACCACATGGCGTCATCCGGCTGGGGTTCGCCCTTCTCCGGCGGCAACGCGCTTGGTAATGCGCCGGTGGAGGAAACCGTCATCAACAACTATTACGGCGACGACCCGCAGCAGGCCAACGCCGACAATGGCAACGACGTGCAGCAGGCCGATTATACGCCCGATGACAATGATACGGGCTATGACGATAGCAGCAACGACATGGACTTTGACTCAGGCGACGACAGCTCTTTCGTGTGA
- a CDS encoding glyoxalase superfamily protein: MPGNINTPSFGRACPILRIFDEAKAREFYVDFLGFSMDWEHRFGENFPLYMQISRAGLVLHLSGHHGDATPGSTVFVETVGVQAYQRELAAKDYTYMKPGVETLPWGKQMEVTDPFGNRIRFCERQEAKSA; this comes from the coding sequence ATGCCGGGCAATATCAATACACCATCCTTCGGCAGAGCCTGCCCGATCCTTCGCATATTCGATGAAGCCAAGGCCCGCGAGTTCTATGTCGACTTCCTCGGCTTCTCAATGGATTGGGAGCATCGCTTCGGTGAGAACTTTCCGCTCTACATGCAAATCTCGCGTGCAGGCCTCGTCCTTCATCTGAGCGGACATCATGGCGATGCGACGCCTGGCTCGACTGTCTTTGTCGAAACCGTCGGCGTGCAGGCCTATCAGCGGGAACTGGCGGCGAAGGACTACACCTATATGAAGCCGGGCGTCGAGACGCTGCCTTGGGGCAAGCAGATGGAGGTGACCGATCCTTTCGGCAACCGCATTCGCTTCTGCGAGCGGCAAGAGGCGAAAAGCGCTTGA
- a CDS encoding LysE family translocator — translation MLDLHQLLIVYAAYIIATASPGPSNMTIMGVAMSQGRAPAVVLALGVMSGSLTWAAIAATGLSAVLASFANALFVIKIAGGIYLLYLAYKSARSAFINAPQAGMNADAGGKADYGKLYRRGLLLHLTNPKAVLGWLAVMSLGLKPGAGPATLAAIVGGCALLGLVVFCGYALLFSTAPAIRIYQKAKRSIETTLALFFGFAGIKLLLSKV, via the coding sequence ATGCTCGACCTCCACCAACTTCTGATCGTCTACGCTGCCTATATCATCGCGACGGCAAGCCCCGGGCCGAGCAACATGACGATCATGGGCGTCGCCATGAGCCAAGGCAGGGCACCGGCTGTCGTCCTGGCCCTCGGAGTCATGAGCGGCTCTCTCACCTGGGCTGCCATTGCGGCCACCGGCCTTTCTGCCGTGCTGGCTTCCTTTGCCAATGCACTGTTCGTCATCAAGATCGCGGGTGGGATCTATTTGCTGTATTTGGCGTACAAGTCTGCACGCTCCGCTTTCATCAACGCGCCGCAAGCGGGGATGAATGCCGATGCGGGCGGTAAAGCGGACTATGGAAAGCTCTACCGCCGTGGCCTTTTGTTGCATCTCACCAACCCGAAGGCGGTTCTCGGATGGCTGGCCGTCATGTCTCTTGGCCTGAAACCCGGTGCCGGTCCGGCTACGCTCGCCGCAATCGTCGGAGGCTGCGCATTGCTTGGTCTGGTGGTCTTCTGCGGCTATGCCTTGCTGTTCTCCACTGCTCCTGCCATCCGGATTTATCAGAAGGCCAAGCGCTCCATCGAGACAACGCTCGCGCTCTTTTTCGGCTTTGCGGGTATCAAACTGCTGTTGAGCAAAGTTTAG
- a CDS encoding HupE/UreJ family protein — protein sequence MFKRLILAGASLGATALPAFAHLNPEEHGSFMAGVSHPLFGADHILAMVAVGLWASQIATAEGRRNALWAVPAAFVGTMAVGFFMAVYGVHLPFVEPAILASVIGLGLLVAVAARLPTVAAAAIVGVFALFHGHAHGGELGAAGALQFGIGFMIATALLHLAGVALGLGVSRFGSIAARIAGALTALAGLSLAFGG from the coding sequence ATGTTCAAAAGACTTATTCTTGCCGGTGCCAGCCTTGGCGCCACCGCCCTGCCCGCTTTCGCCCATCTCAACCCGGAAGAGCACGGCTCCTTCATGGCAGGCGTCTCGCACCCGCTCTTTGGTGCCGACCATATCCTTGCCATGGTGGCAGTTGGTCTTTGGGCATCGCAGATCGCCACCGCCGAAGGTCGTAGAAACGCATTGTGGGCCGTCCCGGCGGCCTTTGTCGGCACCATGGCAGTCGGCTTCTTCATGGCCGTCTATGGTGTTCACCTGCCCTTCGTCGAACCTGCGATCCTCGCTTCCGTCATCGGCCTTGGCCTTCTGGTCGCGGTCGCTGCCAGGCTGCCGACTGTTGCGGCAGCCGCCATTGTCGGCGTCTTTGCCCTCTTCCACGGTCACGCCCATGGTGGCGAGCTTGGAGCCGCGGGAGCGCTACAGTTCGGTATCGGCTTCATGATCGCCACAGCCCTTCTGCATCTCGCCGGTGTGGCGCTCGGCCTTGGCGTCTCGCGCTTCGGCTCTATTGCCGCGCGGATTGCTGGCGCCCTGACGGCGCTTGCCGGTCTCTCCCTCGCCTTCGGCGGATGA
- the queF gene encoding preQ(1) synthase, which translates to MSVTDVSGLSQLGAQVAAPENPESAVLERVPNGNAGTDYVVRFTAPEFTSLCPMTGQPDFAHIVIDYIPGDFLVESKSLKLFLHSFRNHGAFHEDCSIYIAKRLVDLLAPKWLRIGAYWYPRGGIPIDVFWQTGPAPEGVWLPDQGVATYRGRG; encoded by the coding sequence ATGTCAGTCACGGATGTATCCGGCCTGTCTCAGTTGGGCGCGCAGGTCGCAGCCCCTGAAAATCCAGAAAGTGCCGTTCTGGAGCGCGTGCCGAATGGCAATGCCGGAACCGATTATGTGGTGCGTTTCACCGCGCCGGAATTCACCTCGCTCTGCCCGATGACCGGACAGCCGGATTTCGCCCATATCGTCATCGATTACATTCCCGGTGATTTTCTGGTGGAATCGAAGTCACTGAAGCTCTTCCTGCATTCCTTCCGCAACCACGGCGCTTTCCACGAGGATTGCTCGATCTATATTGCCAAGCGCCTTGTCGATCTGCTGGCACCCAAATGGCTACGCATCGGTGCCTATTGGTATCCGCGCGGTGGTATCCCGATCGATGTCTTCTGGCAGACCGGGCCAGCGCCCGAAGGCGTCTGGCTGCCGGATCAAGGCGTGGCGACCTATCGGGGTCGCGGCTGA
- a CDS encoding TIGR02117 family protein, which translates to MNILKYIFIVFALAVTGLALGVAVPRHPTHSDTASPADASRRILVLSNPIHTDIAVPVDADLLTRFAFLRDGSLEIDHPGLRYIVFGWGGLAFYTQTPTWADLKPMPVLKSFTVDRSVMHVALAGDIPLFDPSVMAVDLSAAGYARMLDFIVASFSRPEGREVPLIGQSYGRDDAFFEAEGAFNVLVGCNTWTAAALRQAGIGTGWWTPLPWLLTRSLRLHNDAAVLSGGARRVDGLW; encoded by the coding sequence GTGAACATACTCAAATATATATTTATTGTGTTTGCTCTCGCCGTTACGGGCCTCGCGCTTGGTGTTGCCGTGCCAAGGCACCCCACCCACTCTGACACCGCTTCACCTGCGGACGCATCCCGTCGCATCCTGGTGCTCAGCAATCCGATCCACACCGATATCGCCGTACCGGTTGATGCGGACTTGCTGACGCGATTTGCCTTTCTGCGCGACGGCAGCCTGGAGATCGATCACCCCGGTCTTCGCTATATCGTCTTCGGCTGGGGCGGCCTGGCGTTCTACACGCAGACACCGACATGGGCCGATCTTAAACCCATGCCTGTGTTGAAGAGTTTCACCGTCGATCGGTCGGTGATGCATGTGGCGCTTGCCGGCGATATTCCGCTGTTCGATCCGAGCGTCATGGCGGTCGATCTGTCCGCCGCTGGATATGCGAGAATGCTCGATTTTATTGTTGCGAGCTTTTCGCGACCGGAGGGTAGGGAGGTTCCGCTCATCGGCCAGTCTTATGGCAGGGACGATGCGTTTTTCGAGGCGGAAGGCGCTTTTAACGTGCTGGTGGGCTGTAACACCTGGACGGCTGCGGCACTTCGGCAGGCGGGGATCGGCACAGGGTGGTGGACGCCTTTGCCTTGGCTTTTAACGAGGTCTTTGCGCTTGCATAATGATGCGGCTGTGCTCTCAGGTGGGGCGCGTCGGGTCGACGGGTTGTGGTGA